The Amphiura filiformis chromosome 1, Afil_fr2py, whole genome shotgun sequence nucleotide sequence GACTCCCCCCCACCCCCATCTTTTTAATCTTATTCTtttcacaaaaatatttgaatttcatgTCATTTTGGGGCTATCAAAATATCGAGGGAAAGGGCTTTCAAAGATCCCTTACCAACACCGCGCCGAATTCAATGAAGTTTTAGAAAACGCTATTAACACGTTTAAATATGCAATATTTCCTGCTCATTGCCCTCGCATTTAGGGAATAATCACAATACGTCAGGGGTACGGAGCATTTTAGGGGAGATGCGACATTTTTTGATTGACTTGAGGGGAGGGACATGAATTATTGACCTTGATAAGGGGGACATAAAATTATAGGAATGGTGAATTCAAGGTGGGGGGcatgacatctttttaaaagtatgtgtaaagcaattttatgttatgtggaCGAAGTGAGATATTGattaagagcatgtatgcaataaatagttcaagcagtgaacctattcatcttaacatgcttaaggtgtgtaagtaaaaccatgattacgtcgatcttcgtttaaatgacaatatctcccagatgcatcaacctagtATTATCTTCATTATCagtaagttaacatatgcccctttctatttatagtacaaaaatatattaattagCCATTTTATAGTTTTgatatattgttttaaaatgtcacatatcccggtaccaatcattttgatacactatGTATGAGCCATACAACATtctatatattcggcttttatattgaagatggtccttgatttagaccatgaagatCATCTCCAGGTATTGGGGGGCAATTTTTTCGTTATCTTATTCtgatcaaaatatttgaatttcagctcattgggctatataATAGCGGAGGAAGGGCTTTTAAAGACCACCTACCCCAtaataggtttacgtgctatgagccgtacaacattcgatatattcggcttttattgaacatgttgaagatgaTCCTTTTATTTAACCACAAAGATCGTCTTCAGTTATTAGGGACCCCCCAATATTTTGGCCTTTAttttattctgttcacaatatttgaatttcagttaATTCATTGGGCTATATCTAATAGTGGGAAAAGGGCTTTTAATCCCCCACCATAGGTTTATATAGCGGGCCTAAGGGCATGCAGATGAAGttgatttagaccatgaagatCATCTTCAGTTATAGGGGACCCCCCCAATTTTTTCTGTATCTTATTCTCTCCACAATAATTGAATTTGAGCTCATTGGGCGAGGAAGGGGCTTCTAAGTTTATGTGCTATGAACATACTGAtatatggggttttttttgcagaTGAGcccttgatttagacaatgaagatCATCTGCAGTTATTGGGTGGacccactcaatttttttttttttatcttattctgatcacaatatttgaatttcagctcattgtgctatctaatagcggggaaagggcttttaaagatccctaccctaaagccatgatttttccgtgttacaaaatttaaattccgtgttacaaattggacgattccgtgattttccgttttacattataaagcactgaaaagtgcatacattcccatacaagcatgtttgtagtctccctcaacatccccattaaaattaagcatcatcaattgtcttgtgtgtacttccgatagctgtatcggacagaatcttgcatcgtaggcctagaataaatgctagaatggattgtttaatggttgattactgctaaattatcacttttctttgttttttttgcaaatcaacacaaaagttagacagtttacacagattttcactactttgtggcattttcaaatttccgtgagcaaaccccgaattccgtgattttttccgtcaatttttccgtatcacgaagaaatcatggctttacctaccccatataggtttacgtgctatgagccatacaacattcgatatagtcggcttttatattgaagatggtcccttgatttagaccattAAGATCATCTCCAGTTATTGGGtggaccccaattttttttttatcttattgAATATTCTGAtcacaaaatttgaatttcagctcattggactatataatagcgggggaaaaggcttttaaagaccccctacccATATAGCTTTACGTgatatgagccgtacaacattcgatatattcggcttttattgaAGATGATCCTTTTATTTAACCACGAAGATCGTCTTCAGTTATtgggtgaccccccccccccccaatattttcctttatcttattctgttcacaatatttgaattttagctcattgggctatctaatagtggGGGAAAAGGGcttttaacccccccccctagGTTTATATAAGGGCTTTTATTgcagatgatcccttgatttagaccatcatcatcttcagttatcccccccatttttttctttacaatattctgttcacaataatTGAATTTGAGCTCATTGTGCTATCTAATAGCGAGGAAAGGGCTTTTAAaaagagccccccccccctaagttTATGTGCTATGAACATACTGACATATAacaacacatcgggccgtataatagcgggggaaagggcttttaaaggcccctaccctatataggtttacatgctatgagccgttgtgatgtgccctgagtaatttaatttgatgatttatctctgtgtattttagggattcccctttcttgcatcaacttgatcaaaaacaaattgaatcatttctaattttggatcatatggtaatacccctagagattgtaaattgaagatgatgtcacgggattcccctcaggaaatgatgtcatgtgaaaggttaatgttataattaagacttgggaatttcccagactgcaggatagtgtgaaggtagtaatagcctattgatagaatggggtttttcccattgcttgatataattataagaaaatgtaaacacaattattgtcacagttgatagtgttgatctgagctagctagctaatatgcttacagtccaattccttcaaagaaaggaaattgcaaaccagaaatattttatgtagtgaaagtactactatttgccagtgttgtcggagaagatctagaatacgtcaaagaacgtccttcttccaagaaaggaatatatattcttctgtcgacttgctgaagtctggtgttttgattcaacacaactgtcaaaataagtggggacaactgcatcgcaaggagataacggcaaggagaaagcaacaccatttttgtgtgaggatttcatacacaaggatatttataaactcaagtgtacactggacttcgctgattttcgcaggacaagtgaacaaggatatattacatcatcgtccagaacattgcaagaactttatgatcaccaggaagaagaatgctggctaagtactaaatagttaaagagtgattatatttgattattgtgtatgtacatttgttgtcatatattgtaccaatcataacgtgctttcaattaaagacttagattttgttggcTTAACCaaccagtgtatttgtgttgtgcattcgtgtgagttcgggtaaaaggtgattttggccttgagtcaagtacgactcgtaacaccgtacaacattatatattcggtttttttattgaagacaatcccttgatttagtctatgaagattaactccagttattgggggaccccccaattttttttaaatcttattctgatcacaatatttgaatttcagctcattgggctatataATAATGGGGAAATGGCTTTTAAAgacccctaccccatataggtttacgtgctatgagtataggcctacacaatttgATAAAgggtttttttgaattttgattatccttgatttagaccatgaagatCATCTTCAGTTATTTGCgggactcccccccccccaccccatctTTTTAATCTTATTCTtttcacaaaaatatttgaaatttagggaataATCACAATACGTCAGGGGTATGGAGCATTTTAGGGAGATGCGACATTTTTGATTGACTTGAGGGGAGGGACATGAATTATTGCCCTTAATAGGGGGACATAAAATTATAGGAATGGTAAATTCAAGGTGGGGCATGACATTTTCTCTTTGATGGGGGGGGTTGCGAAATTCGTGTGCGAAAATATAGTGAAAATCCTAAAATTATAAATCcgaaaattataatattaaaatataatcatattattattatgtttatgtttatttttttcatgatttttttttcctattttgttgGTTGTTGGTAACTAAACAAAACCAATGATTTTCGATTTTTAGCCTCAAAATCAACAATCAAGTCATTCAATAGGCATGTTCAGTATTAATTTTTGAGCTTGTTGGCGCAACATTAGATCCTATAGGGCTATTATTATGCAATTTAacgtattaatttaattttgttttagtttgttttgtttttgtttctatcAACAACACATTTAAAGAACCACCGTCCCACTTAACCCAAGTGGATTTGTTTGGGGTAAGTGAGATTACATTAATTTGCATAAGCCTATTTTCATCATGGTTTTCTGCTATCAGGCTTGTAAAAAGCATTCTTTtttaaataacaataaataatttaaatatactTTATATTATCTCTCAATTTGTTCATAATTCTCAACAAAGATCTTCAAATATTTGTAGCACTTCCACAAACGTGTACATCAACTCCAAAACTGTTTTAGTGTTTAGCCTATTGAACCTGGAAATAATATGTGTTATGAACTCCCCTCGAACTCCCATCGCGTACGCGTTGTGTGGAAGTTTGTGCCGGAGCTTGCCGATCAGAATCAAATGTGGCATTGTTCGAATGGAATAAGTGCACCCAATAGTTTTCCTATAAATTGATTATCGCAAGTGATCACTGGGCTGGGCTTACTTCACACGAGTAGTATTTTCGCCCGGAGTTTTCGACCTTGGTAAGACAAGAAAAGAaggatgtttttattttattttctgctaTAGCTTGTAAAACATGTCGTGGAATACGTAgtaatcaaattttatcattaaattaGCAAATATGAGCTAAAAGTCATTGAATTATATTGTGCACAATCTCGAAGAGGTGACAATGGTGACGAATTTTGCACTAGCGTACTACTGTATAAGAAATTTCACTTGAATGAATTGAACACAGCCTAACATAGCATGACGACGATTTTTTACGTACACTGCGTTATGTACGCCAGCACGTATGACTGTGTGTGtataacgcggaagtgaatccaaccatcatttaaaaatattcataatgcatgcgactAATGCCAGATCAACGGCACACAGTTGATGCACTCATGATCGTGATTGGTTAGTTTTTTAATTATGGTATGCGCATTATGATCGCGGTCGAATCATGTACAGCTGTCAGCGGCGTACCGTGACTGCTCCTACCCGGGGGCtgcagaaaaggtaaattttgtcGCCCCTTGAACAATGAACATCAACAGCCCGAataggttgacccaattttttttttgatggtttgaaaaagtgaagagcaaaaagaaGGGGAAAAAAGGGATTATAAGCGCTAGCAACCTTAAAGCTAAAAATCTAGTTGCTAAACAGGCTTTGAAGAGTAAAGAAGTAGaagtataggcctaccggtatgtagatgtaggcctatatatatatagttaaaaaaatttgaatctagcAATCATAATTTTTACtccctttttccttttttctttattttttgctgccccttcttccACACTTTTACCCTGGGGCTCGTATCCCCAAAACATCCctgtaaagaaacaaaaaaaacaacccaaaaatGCATGGTTGTTAAATGCTGTGTTCATTCAAGAAAGTTCTAGTATAGTAGTGGTACAATGTAGGTAGTACATACTACATTTAGTTcaccacatcagacatatggctcaaaatgtgtatttgtgaccactgttcatttattttttgtaTCTGTGTGACTGATCTGTCCAATCACCATGACCAAATCACTTGCATAGGTGGCGGGGTTATATTCACGGTTAAATATTAGATTCACGGTTAAATATTAGTGACATTTGAATATTGAATTGCAATATTGAATGAGTACCGGGTACAGTAGTGATGATCATAAAATTTTATCAAAGATGTACATTTATTTCACATGaaaattattttgctttaaaaggtgattattttttttaaaataagggGTCTTGAACCATGGGCAATTATGTCTCTTCAAATTCTGCATTTTTCTGCGTGGCCATCATTATGACTtgctgtacaaaaaagcaagtacagGGTAATGCATAAATTTTCACCGCAGGGATCCATCACTGCATGATAACTTCTGTATGGTCACTTTTTTTGCCTTCAATCAAGTTTCGGGAGTCcagtttcaaatttttgcatttctcATGGGGAGTATACAGTTAAGCCATTTACTTTGGTCGCAACTTTTGAGTTGAAAGaggccctctataataagcaatgtagGCATGCCATGATTTTAAGCTGATTGTTTTTCGTATTTTGAAATCTGTGGGCGTTTTAATGATCCTGAGATTTCCGGTCAATTTTTTTATAGCCGTGTCACATGTGTGACTCATGTTGTGGGAACCAGCCCCAGTAACCAGCCAAACTGCAGAATAAAATAATTCAACGCTCACGATGTGGACCTTGGATCTATGTCTGCATCTgttagctacatgtacatgtactgtgtaATCTCTTAAAGacccatccagttgaccaggcaaacttacaAGGGCAACCCAATTAAAGTACcataggcttaaaatataatcaagacaatgttcacctctataccatccaaactttacacagctcccaacttaatgtgttttccagatatttggagcGACCTTTAAGGATGTCCAACACAGGATAGGAAATATATAGAGATTAATTTTCGCCAAAGTTGACCTTTCTAGGCGAGTTGACCAAGCTTTTTGTGCGCAATATGATAAAAGACAGTAAGTAAGCATATATGTGCAACATTGAATTGGTGAACTTTGGGAGGCTGATGAGGGTTCAGAAACATTTGCTTCTGAGCCAAATTCTTCACTGTGTAAAATCAGACCTCTTGTCTACTgaggttgtgaaaaaaaagatgTGTTGTCACACACacaaattttatatttcaaatattgTTTTGAAACGTAAATTTTACTAACTAGTACTAGTTGATTCCATTTAGAGTTAAAGGCTCAAGCCCATGAAAATATCAAAGATATGCCTATTTCTTGTGAGTTATTTTCATTGTCTGTTTGGCATAGTCTTATTTCATCCTAATCAAAATGAGGACAATGTCATAAAAATGAGTATCAGTATACATTGctttttttaaataacagatTAAGTTCTACTTTCTACACCAAATTTCACTCCAGAAAAGTCTCTTTTGTTGAAAAATCTTAAAACTTCATACATGTTCATGTACGGTATTTGATAAATTGTAGTCTCCAAAGGGCTACCACCTACCAGTACCATAGTTTATCAGTACCAAATAGGCATGCCTCATAAAAGTGCACAATCTGCACATCGCAAACAATTTCCAATATTCTACTGATCATGTACCATTTTTTTAAAGTCAGAGTGTAAACACATTGTATTATGCAGTTAGTTACAAAACTGCAAACATGCATTTAGGTCCTAAGACCATTACAAATTGATCGTACATACATTGTAGCATAGTaacatttttgtgttctttttgcatgaatgcttgaacgTTTTAAAGAATTCCATGTTCCAAATGTATTGGGTCACATTCCTTTAAAGTTACCGGTACAAGTTTGATGCATTTCTTTTATTTGGTCTGATATCTTTCATTTATGACTTTAAATGTGTTTTACTTTTACAGTTATACTTGAGCACACCATGTTTCGTAAATCAGCTAAAAATGTGTTTACTCTTGGCTCGAAGATGCAAGGCCATGACAATGAAGCAATGAACCACTCGTACCCGGGCCAGCTGTCACAAGCTTTAAATGATCTTAGAGAAGAAAACCAATTGTGCGACATCATTATCAATGTTGGTGGTAGAGCTTTCAATGCTCACAAGGCTGTCCTGGCCGCATCAAGCAGTTACTACAAGGCCATGTTTACATCAGGGTTCAAAGAAAGTACTGAGAAAGAAATCAATATTGAAGGCAATCCTGGTATTTTCAAAGTGTTGATTCACTATGCTTACACTGGGGTACTGAAGATGTCACCCAGAACGGCTTTTGATGTGCTTGATATGGCATGCTATATGCAGTTTACACATGTCTACAAAACGTGTGCAACTTTTATAGAAGGGTGTTTGAaagcgaaatgtaaaaacaatcaGATTCCAGCCGGTGATGCCTTTAGGATATACCTGCTAGCAAAGAATCATGATCACTTGGAAGAGTTGGCAACAGCGGCAGTGAAATTCATGGAAGATAATGTGCAGCAGTTGAAAAGATCAGAGGTGTTTCTACAGAATGCTAGTGTGTCATTTTGGAGAGCTTTCTGTGCCGAGAAGAACTAGCTACTGCAAGTGGGGAGAAGCAGGTAAAGAATATtgtttgaaaatatgaaaatgctGAGTTtaaaacaacccaaaagtttgatgactttCTATAAGCATTAGGGGAAGGGGCCAagacgttttgtaaaaacaaagttaaaatatcagtaaaacatgatttttttcactTTCCCACTTATTTTAGGGAGCAGATTCATTTATAGGATGgtatcaaacttttggtttgtaccTTGAGTTAATTTAAGGCTGGTCAAGTGCTCATGccattcaaattatttttaaaaaaactgaCATTATTGTTGAGCAGGATCCATGAATCATCAGCTGTATGAATAAAAGGTGATCAATACAGCAGCAAATCAGTGAAAGTAATTGATTCATGCAGAGGTTTTTTTGCAAGAGTGCTACAAAGTCATACCCATTGCATTTCTGTTGGTAAAATGGGCACATCATGATCCAAAGCCTCATCCCCCATCCCCCACTTATTCCAAATATGTTAAGATTTTTATGCTATCAGAAACCCAGGACTACAAAATGTTTTTGCACATAAACTTTCTTGTAGATTTGGTCATTTGACAAAAAACATCATCAATTTTTTATTGTCTGTCTGTAACATGGTGGCCTGTAACTCACAAATCCAATGTctgaatcaacttaaattttggaaattaaatTTTTTGTAGACATCTTTTGAactaccataaaaagaggatgctagaatcacgtaATGCTGGGCTACTTCAAGGTAATATACACCAAACAAATTTACATACGTATaatacattttcagcaattttttttttcaatattaggTGTTGGAGTTAGTCATCAACTGGTTGAAGCAGGACTGGGAGACCAGACATACACATGCACACAGCCTCTTGTCAAAGGTTCGACTTGGTCTTGTAACACCAGAACATCTGACTGAGTTGGTTACTAAGGACATACTGGAAAAGCCAGAGTGCAAAGCTCTAGTTGATGAAGTACTGCAACTACGTACATCAAGTCAGTCTGTCACCACGTTGTCACTCAAGTCACCACAGTTATTTGCAACCAGAAGCACCATTACAGTAAGTTATCATGGCTGAGGTGACAAAACCATATATCTAtaaaaagtaaaatgttcaggAGAGAAAAAACATGGTTATCTTGTAATGGGGTAACTGTAGCATTAATTACTGCCTTCTTATGTCAAGAAACAGTGTTTATATGCAATTTGCAACAGTAATGACGGAAATAACTGAATGCAAAAAAAAGATGCGAGTTACatggttttgatttttttgagaTGCAAGGTTTTTGCACCACACTTATAATAACATTCATTATGCTATTGGCCGAAATTTTGTACATGTACTGATAAAACCTCATAACACCATATAATATACAAGGTTTTATCAGTACAATTTTGTAAATGACTGGGTGTATTTTTGCAGATTGACATTGCTATATATACATATAGCtacaaaatcagtaaaaaatctcatttttatcaaaaattgagaTACAAGATTTTGTCGCTCCAGCGATGTTATAGTCACTATGTACTTCCCCTTAATCAATAATGGAGTGAGAGGACAAAGCgcaaaaatgcttaaatatgtgCTGATATCAAAATATTCAAGTGATATTAAACAGATTTTGGCACAAAGTTTGAACATTCTACTAACTTTGAAATTGTGACTGTGGCATGGATTTGGGTGACAGTTTACCCATGTCAATGTCTTGTTTACATATCTCACTTGGCCAGGTTTTTGTTAAAGGTTACTACCTCATTTCCAAAGGGACTTCATAGCAACAGTGAAATAATACAAATATTCAGATCATACTTACATTCCTTGGGAGCCCACCAAGGCCCTAcattgttttggtcaaattggcTAATGAACTGTTTGCTCCTCTGGTGTCTGCTTGTTTTACATACATGTTCAGTGTTATCATACTACTATGTTTATCATTTCAGGCTCCTATATCTACATACATTGGCAACGCATTTGGCATCACAGTCTCATCTTGTAAATTCCAGTACTACCAAACCACGCAACAATGTTGGAAATCTCTGAAAAGGTTAAGTCCCTTGCCTCATTCTGCATCTTACCAATCTTTAATAGTTGTCAATGGAAGACTGTATGCAGCAGGTGGTTTAGACCAGCACCAAGAGCTGGACACGGATGAGTTGTTCCATGATTCTGATTCCGACTGGGACGATGAGTATGAAGAAGAAGCCAACTACAGGTTTGTACCAGTGTGTCAAAAGCATTTCTACAGGTATCATGCCGTGGAGAACCAATGGAGCCAGCTACCAGCTATGAATGTTGCAAGGAATAGTTTCCCAATGGTGTATTTAGATGGTTATATCTATGCAATTGCTGGATGTAATGAATCTGGGATTGAAATCAGTGATGTGGAGAGGTTTAATCTTAGTACAAAGGAATGGGAAATGTTACCACGACTTCCTGAAAGATGTCGCAGCATATCAGCTGTAGCATTCAAAGGGAAGATCATTGTCCATGGGATTACCCCGGCAGCTGATAATCCCACCACATCACAGCCACAAGTAAAGTATGTCTTGCAGGTGTATCATCCAAACTCAAAATACTGGCAGAGAGTACATAGCGAAGTGCGTGAAGTAAACCAGGAAGTAAACATAATAGATCGGCGACCTATCAATCCCCCTCATCTATTTGTACATAAAGACTTATGCTATAGAGTTTCATATGCTAAAGTTCAATCTGATACACCAAGGCCTTGGTATTGTACTCCCAAACACAAGCCAGTAGTAGATGCAATAGAAGTCCATCCCCTATCTAACGATGCAGCAACAGATGCTGTCTCAGTGAAGGTGGGAGAGAGCATCAACCAAGAACACATCCCAGAGAACATGGTCGGTGCCTTCAGGATCGCTGATGAAGTGTTTGTTAGCATCAACGGATTCAGCTATAACACTGGTATCTCCATCAGTTCAGATCAGATCACGGATGTAGATGTGGATCAGTGGAAACCGTTCAGTGACATCAGGGGACAAGGAGGAATAACTTGTTTTACTTTTGACAGAAAAGAACTGGAAAATTAAACAGAAGCCACTGATAGGGAGTGTCTCATTCTTTATTTAGCTGAAAGGATtgagcttaggccaaaaaaaaatgattgtttgcttgtcctccacaactttttggGTCGGTCGTATGGAagcgtttttttttcttttttttttcgattGCATTCCCAAGTTCCTACCCCATGACCATCTCTATCATCGATCTTAGcgattttttgcaatattttcaacTATTGGTGAAAACTATTtctattttattaatttcttcatCTTATTTAATTTTTGAGTTTGTTATCATTGTAGTTTTGTTGAAAAGTAGtgctaaaaaaaacaaaactcaCACAGTCACAAACATGGGTCTGTCGGTcggtaaaagtttttaaaaacttttttatttttaaactcgGGTGGTAAATTACGGTCGGTCGCTGGAGGACaggcaaacaatcttttttttttgccttattgatCAACTACATTTAGACCTGATGGAATTATAGAATGGAccacaaatttgatgatatcttataaacaaaactagttttACTGGTGGAGGGGTCAAAAAGTGTGATAACATTTATAGAAAGGGGGGCAGTATATCAAAAGACAATAGATGCTGAAAATTTTGAATCATTTTAATATGATATAAAAGAGAGGACAATAGATGCTgaaaattttgagtttttttatatatgatataaaaTAAGATATGATAGGACATAATGTGCAAGAATATTACCGCATACATGTGTTTGATTTGCTTTTACTCCACAAATGATGTATGTTCTTCACAAAAGAAGATAGGTATTATCACACATAAATtcaattaagggatggggtagatggcaaatgattaaaaattgatatttttgatatttaacagtactcgaagtaaactatatacatctgatgatttatacttaaagtgtatgtaggtgggatgaaaagctgacgatcaattgaaaattttgacctttcgcattgaagatacgattttttttccccaaacaccagaaaaaattaggtcgtttcgggaaaaaatccatatcttcaatatgaaaggtcaaagttttcaattgaccgtcgacttttcctcccagctacatacactttaaaatatttcattagatttatcaaattaaattcgaggactgttatgtgaaaaatatcaaattttaataatttgtcataaaatttgtattatatcgtgaatatcataaaatgaaaattatttgatatcagaaagacattcttcatatgtgacccatcacatcgaaacacggcagttgttgTCAAAAATGAACTGGTAGGTTTCTTTATCAGACTAAAGGAGagcttttaagctttaaaatgacacctcttccATTGATGTCGTATGTTgaatggtgattttatgtgacaaataggattcaaattccttattattttcttaaattttcggggcactttttctttattatctttaaatgtgggtttccgacaactgccgtgtttcgatatgatgggtcacatattcagaatgcaattcgatatgtctgatctgctctcatgtgccacaaaaaatactgtcgaaacgttcaaaatgctcattccagatcccttaaaagtaATCATGTATTCTGTATTATAGTACTCCTTATTATGAGCCTCATtgcttatatatacatgtatgtgtgttttGTCAGAAATGTTATTAATTTACCCTGCTGCCcaaacaaaacaatccatgaaTTAAAATTAAACAAGGCATGTAATGGTTTTTGATGCAATGAAATTTTGTGTCaagtaaattacagtatttacatAAAACTTGAGTAGTGTCTTGAACTACCCAGAATTTAGG carries:
- the LOC140161907 gene encoding kelch-like protein 28 gives rise to the protein MIKDIILEHTMFRKSAKNVFTLGSKMQGHDNEAMNHSYPGQLSQALNDLREENQLCDIIINVGGRAFNAHKAVLAASSSYYKAMFTSGFKESTEKEINIEGNPGIFKVLIHYAYTGVLKMSPRTAFDVLDMACYMQFTHVYKTCATFIEGCLKAKCKNNQIPAGDAFRIYLLAKNHDHLEELATAAVKFMEDNVQQLKRSEVFLQNVLELVINWLKQDWETRHTHAHSLLSKVRLGLVTPEHLTELVTKDILEKPECKALVDEVLQLRTSSQSVTTLSLKSPQLFATRSTITAPISTYIGNAFGITVSSCKFQYYQTTQQCWKSLKRLSPLPHSASYQSLIVVNGRLYAAGGLDQHQELDTDELFHDSDSDWDDEYEEEANYRFVPVCQKHFYRYHAVENQWSQLPAMNVARNSFPMVYLDGYIYAIAGCNESGIEISDVERFNLSTKEWEMLPRLPERCRSISAVAFKGKIIVHGITPAADNPTTSQPQVKYVLQVYHPNSKYWQRVHSEVREVNQEVNIIDRRPINPPHLFVHKDLCYRVSYAKVQSDTPRPWYCTPKHKPVVDAIEVHPLSNDAATDAVSVKVGESINQEHIPENMVGAFRIADEVFVSINGFSYNTGISISSDQITDVDVDQWKPFSDIRGQGGITCFTFDRKELEN